Within the candidate division KSB1 bacterium genome, the region TTATCAGGATAGGGATAATAAACCATCACTTTGGTCACCCCCATGTCCCGGTACCCGTCATAGACATTCCTCATCCACTCGTCACCGTTGGCGGTGTATCCGGTGTCGGCCATGAAGTCATCGTAGGAACCGACGTACCCGTTGTAATAGATGCCCCAGAAATACCGCATGTTCAGGTATGATAACGGATCGCTGTAAATCGCAATGTCAAAACTGAAGGCAATGCTGGCCGTAAGCAGAAGCACAAGTGCGGCCACAAAAAGAAAACCTGTCCGTGTCATGAGACCATTCCTTTCTGCGAAAATGTTCGTTGTAAGAGTACTATTTGAGAAGCATTAACTTTTGTGTGGCTTGCAACTCTTCCACCTCAACATGAACAAAATAGACTCCGCTCGGTAAATCATTCGCTCGGAGATGATAGGCATACGTCCTTGTGAATGGCGGCAACGTCTCTCGTCGAACTTCCTTCCCAAGCACGTTGAAAATTGTCAATGTCGCAAGCCACCCTGAGAAGGGCAATTGTAATCGGACGGTCGCTTCAGAGTTAAAAGGATTCGGATATGCCTCGACACTCAACTCATTCGGGAGTTCGGGTCGTGCATCGTCTGCATCAGCGATCAAAGAGTCGTCCCCTGCGATGATGACGCAACGTCCTCTCCAACCCAAGTAAGCAAAGTCGTCCCATGCTCCGACGGCAATATCATCAATGCCGTCTCCGTTCACATCTCCCAATCCAGCAGCAGCGTAAATTCCAATTAGACCATTCGGCCATGAGCCCTGAATTTCGAAGGTTGGATTGGGGAAAATCCACGGATGACCGAGATGCAATGTCATGCATCCAAACATGTTTGGAAAACAGTCAGGTGCGAATAATACTAAGTCTTGATAGCCATCGTGATTGAAATCTCCCGCGCTAACAGCATATCCCGCCGCGCCGGAACTCAAGTAAGTGTCTGGGTCTGGTCGTAAGCTATCTCTTCCGAAGTGAACCTCGGCTCCATTCACGGCCGAGAACAAAAACTCATCGTAAGCATCGCCATTTAGGCTCTTGACCCCGCCTAGAGGCTGGCTCACGTTTGAAAAAAAATAGGCTGGAACTGTGTCCGGACTGCTTCCGCCTAAGAAGATAGCGGCATTGAACGGCGGATTTGGATTGAAACAAAGGAAATCAGAGGCCCCATCCCCGTTGAAATCGCCGACCGAGTAAGGAATTGTCTGCAAGATTCCTGACGGCGGCTGGAACAGCGTCCAGTCCGCTACTGTGTCCATAACAGTACCACCAAAGTATATTCTTGCCACATCAC harbors:
- a CDS encoding FG-GAP repeat protein, producing MKRAEIGFLVLILAFAVSECIAQPYQPHVIWDRSGQTDSSAYGYKILPLGDQNDDGFADWAVYAQGNGGGWNGTRASYLEFFFGGESLSTMPAFILREDSTVYSQLWYADIVGDLNGDGYMDWKVNFWLASHPPMSTEGIFFGGNGFSVEPGMEWTISFGVGLYPLANFYGQGSGDFNGDGFDDLFEYDFNSDVARIYFGGTVMDTVADWTLFQPPSGILQTIPYSVGDFNGDGASDFLCFNPNPPFNAAIFLGGSSPDTVPAYFFSNVSQPLGGVKSLNGDAYDEFLFSAVNGAEVHFGRDSLRPDPDTYLSSGAAGYAVSAGDFNHDGYQDLVLFAPDCFPNMFGCMTLHLGHPWIFPNPTFEIQGSWPNGLIGIYAAAGLGDVNGDGIDDIAVGAWDDFAYLGWRGRCVIIAGDDSLIADADDARPELPNELSVEAYPNPFNSEATVRLQLPFSGWLATLTIFNVLGKEVRRETLPPFTRTYAYHLRANDLPSGVYFVHVEVEELQATQKLMLLK